A stretch of Plesiomonas shigelloides DNA encodes these proteins:
- the rpsS gene encoding 30S ribosomal protein S19 produces the protein MPRSLKKGPFIDLHLLKKVEKAVESGDKKPVKTWSRRSMIIPTMINLTIAVHNGRQHVPVYVTDEMVGHKLGEFAPTRTYRGHAADKKAKKR, from the coding sequence ATGCCACGTTCTCTCAAGAAAGGTCCATTTATCGACCTGCACTTGCTGAAGAAGGTAGAGAAAGCGGTGGAAAGCGGGGATAAAAAACCAGTTAAGACCTGGTCCCGTCGTTCAATGATCATTCCTACAATGATCAATTTGACCATCGCCGTCCATAATGGTCGTCAGCATGTTCCAGTTTATGTTACCGATGAAATGGTTGGTCACAAGCTGGGCGAATTCGCTCCGACTCGTACTTATCGCGGCCACGCTGCCGATAAAAAGGCTAAGAAGCGTTAA
- the rplV gene encoding 50S ribosomal protein L22, giving the protein MEAIAKHRYARTSAQKARLVADLVRGKKVALALEILTYSNKKAADLVKKVLESAIANAEHNEGADVDDLKISKIFVDEGPSMKRIMPRAKGRADRILKRTSHITVVVSDR; this is encoded by the coding sequence ATGGAAGCTATTGCTAAACACCGTTATGCTCGTACTTCCGCGCAGAAAGCTCGTCTGGTAGCTGACTTAGTTCGCGGTAAGAAAGTTGCTCTTGCACTGGAAATTCTGACCTACAGCAACAAAAAAGCTGCTGATCTGGTTAAGAAAGTGCTGGAGTCTGCCATTGCTAACGCCGAGCACAACGAAGGCGCTGATGTGGATGATCTGAAAATCTCCAAGATCTTCGTAGACGAAGGTCCAAGCATGAAGCGCATCATGCCACGTGCTAAAGGTCGTGCAGATCGCATCCTGAAGCGCACCAGCCACATCACTGTGGTTGTGTCTGATCGCTAA
- the rpsC gene encoding 30S ribosomal protein S3: MGQKVHPNGIRLGIVKPWDSTWFANTKDFADNLDSDFKVRQYLSKELAKASVSRIVIERPAKSIRVTIHTARPGVVIGKKGEDVEKLRNVVAKIAGVPAQINIAEVRKPELDAKLVAESITSQLERRVMFRRAMKRAVQNAMRLGAKGIKVEVSGRLGGAEIARTEWYREGRVPLHTLRADIDYNTAEAHTTYGVIGVKVWIFKGEILGGMAAVQQPEKPAAQPKKQQRKARK; this comes from the coding sequence ATGGGTCAGAAAGTACATCCTAATGGTATTCGCCTGGGTATTGTTAAGCCTTGGGACTCTACCTGGTTCGCCAATACCAAAGATTTCGCTGACAACTTAGACAGCGATTTTAAAGTTCGTCAGTACCTGTCAAAGGAACTGGCGAAAGCATCTGTTTCTCGCATTGTTATCGAGCGTCCAGCGAAGAGCATCCGTGTGACTATTCACACCGCTCGTCCTGGCGTAGTAATCGGTAAGAAAGGCGAAGATGTTGAGAAGCTGCGCAACGTAGTTGCCAAGATTGCAGGTGTTCCTGCTCAAATCAACATCGCTGAAGTTCGTAAGCCAGAACTGGACGCGAAACTGGTTGCAGAAAGCATCACTTCCCAGCTGGAACGTCGTGTAATGTTCCGTCGTGCTATGAAGCGCGCGGTACAGAACGCAATGCGTCTGGGTGCGAAAGGCATCAAAGTTGAAGTTAGCGGCCGTCTGGGCGGCGCAGAAATCGCGCGTACTGAATGGTACCGTGAAGGCCGTGTGCCATTGCACACCCTGCGTGCTGACATCGACTACAACACTGCTGAAGCTCACACTACTTACGGCGTAATCGGCGTGAAAGTGTGGATCTTCAAAGGTGAGATCCTGGGCGGTATGGCTGCTGTGCAACAACCGGAAAAACCGGCTGCACAACCTAAAAAGCAGCAGCGCAAAGCTCGTAAGTAA
- the rplP gene encoding 50S ribosomal protein L16 produces MLQPKRTKFRKIMKGRNRGLAAGTDVSFGTFGLKAVGRGRLTARQIEAARRAMTRAVKRQGKIWIRVFPDKPITEKPLEVRMGKGKGNVEYWVAPIQPGKVLYEMDGVSEELAREAFKLAAAKLPIKTTFVTKTVM; encoded by the coding sequence ATGTTGCAACCAAAGCGTACCAAGTTCCGTAAGATCATGAAAGGCCGCAACCGCGGTCTGGCTGCGGGCACTGATGTAAGCTTCGGCACCTTCGGTCTGAAGGCTGTTGGTCGTGGTCGTCTGACTGCTCGTCAAATCGAAGCAGCTCGTCGTGCAATGACTCGTGCTGTTAAGCGTCAAGGTAAAATCTGGATCCGTGTGTTCCCAGACAAACCAATCACTGAGAAGCCGCTTGAAGTTCGTATGGGTAAGGGTAAAGGTAACGTTGAGTACTGGGTAGCCCCGATCCAACCTGGCAAGGTTCTGTACGAGATGGATGGCGTTTCTGAAGAGCTGGCTCGTGAAGCATTTAAGCTGGCTGCGGCTAAGCTGCCAATCAAGACCACCTTTGTAACTAAGACGGTGATGTGA
- the rpmC gene encoding 50S ribosomal protein L29, protein MKAQELREKSVEELNAELLNLLREQFNLRMQAATGQLQQNHLLKQVRRNIARVKTVLTEKAGA, encoded by the coding sequence ATGAAAGCACAAGAACTGCGTGAAAAGAGCGTTGAAGAGCTGAATGCTGAGCTGCTCAACCTGCTGCGTGAACAGTTCAACCTGCGCATGCAAGCAGCCACCGGTCAGCTGCAGCAGAATCATCTGCTGAAACAAGTGCGTCGTAACATCGCGCGTGTTAAAACTGTTCTGACTGAGAAGGCGGGTGCGTAA
- the rpsQ gene encoding 30S ribosomal protein S17 → MTDKIRTLQGRVVSDKMDKSIVVAIERMVKHPIYGKFIKRTTKLHVHDENNECGAGDLVEIRECRPLSKTKSWTLVRVVEKAVL, encoded by the coding sequence ATGACTGATAAAATCCGTACTCTGCAGGGTCGTGTAGTTAGCGACAAGATGGACAAGTCCATCGTTGTAGCTATCGAGCGCATGGTGAAGCACCCAATCTACGGTAAATTCATCAAGCGTACTACCAAGCTGCACGTGCATGACGAGAACAACGAGTGTGGCGCTGGCGATCTGGTAGAGATCCGCGAGTGTCGTCCACTGTCTAAGACCAAGTCTTGGACTCTGGTTCGCGTTGTAGAAAAAGCTGTACTGTAA
- the rplN gene encoding 50S ribosomal protein L14, giving the protein MIQEQTMLDVADNSGARSVMCIKVLGGSHRRYAGVGDIIKITVKEAIPRGKVKKGDVLKAVVVRTKKGVRRQDGSVVRFDRNACVLLNNNSEQPIGTRIFGPVTRELRSEKFMKIISLAPEVL; this is encoded by the coding sequence ATGATCCAAGAACAGACTATGCTGGACGTAGCCGACAACTCCGGTGCGCGCAGCGTAATGTGTATCAAGGTTCTGGGTGGCTCGCACCGTCGCTACGCTGGTGTCGGTGACATCATCAAGATCACCGTGAAGGAAGCAATTCCTCGCGGCAAGGTCAAGAAAGGTGATGTCCTGAAGGCGGTGGTGGTGCGCACCAAGAAGGGTGTTCGTCGCCAGGACGGATCTGTCGTTCGCTTCGACCGTAACGCTTGCGTTCTGTTGAACAACAACAGTGAGCAGCCGATCGGTACACGTATTTTCGGCCCAGTAACTCGTGAACTGCGTTCTGAAAAGTTCATGAAGATCATTTCTCTGGCACCCGAAGTACTGTAA
- the rplX gene encoding 50S ribosomal protein L24, translating to MAAKIRRNDEVIVLTGKDKGKRGKVTKVLPTGKLVVEGINLVKKHQKPVPAMGVTGGIVEKEAAIQPSNVAIFNAATGKADRVGFRFEDGKKVRFFKSNGETIK from the coding sequence ATGGCTGCAAAAATCCGTCGTAACGATGAAGTTATCGTGCTGACTGGCAAAGATAAAGGTAAGCGCGGTAAAGTGACCAAGGTTTTGCCTACTGGCAAGCTGGTCGTTGAAGGTATCAACCTGGTTAAGAAGCACCAGAAGCCGGTTCCGGCAATGGGTGTAACCGGTGGCATCGTTGAAAAAGAAGCTGCAATCCAGCCTTCTAACGTTGCAATCTTCAACGCGGCTACCGGCAAGGCTGACCGTGTAGGCTTCCGATTTGAAGACGGCAAAAAAGTCCGTTTCTTTAAATCTAATGGCGAAACTATCAAGTAA
- the rplE gene encoding 50S ribosomal protein L5, with protein sequence MAKLHDYYKEQVVAKLQEQFGYKSVMQVPRVEKITLNMGVGEALADKKLLDNAAADLAAISGQKPLITKARNSVAGFKIRQGYPIGCKVTLRGERMWEFFERLISIAVPRIRDFRGLNPKSFDGRGNYSMGVREQIIFPEIDYDKVDRVRGLDITITTTAKSDDEGRALLAAFDFPFRK encoded by the coding sequence ATGGCGAAACTGCATGATTACTACAAAGAGCAGGTAGTTGCGAAACTGCAAGAGCAGTTCGGCTACAAATCTGTCATGCAAGTCCCACGAGTCGAAAAGATTACCCTGAACATGGGTGTCGGTGAAGCTCTGGCTGATAAGAAGTTGTTGGATAATGCTGCGGCAGATCTGGCAGCGATCTCCGGTCAGAAACCACTGATCACTAAAGCTCGCAACTCTGTTGCTGGCTTTAAAATCCGTCAGGGTTATCCAATCGGCTGCAAAGTAACCCTGCGCGGTGAACGCATGTGGGAATTCTTTGAGCGTTTGATCAGCATTGCTGTTCCACGTATCCGTGACTTCCGTGGTTTGAACCCGAAGTCATTCGACGGTCGTGGCAACTACAGCATGGGTGTGCGTGAGCAAATCATCTTCCCTGAAATCGACTACGATAAAGTCGATCGTGTACGTGGTCTGGATATTACCATCACCACTACTGCGAAGAGCGATGATGAAGGCCGTGCACTGCTGGCTGCGTTTGACTTCCCATTCCGTAAGTAA
- the rpsN gene encoding 30S ribosomal protein S14: MAKESMIAREVKRAELVEKFFAKRQELKAIISDVNASDEDRWAAVLKLQQMPRDSSPIRKRNRCRQTGRPHGFLRKFGLSRIKVRETAMRGEIPGLKKASW; this comes from the coding sequence ATGGCTAAGGAATCAATGATCGCACGTGAAGTAAAGCGTGCCGAATTGGTTGAGAAGTTCTTCGCTAAGCGTCAAGAACTGAAGGCAATCATCTCCGATGTAAATGCCTCTGACGAAGATCGTTGGGCAGCTGTGCTGAAACTGCAACAGATGCCACGTGATTCAAGTCCGATCCGTAAGCGTAACCGTTGCCGCCAAACTGGTCGTCCACACGGTTTCCTGCGTAAGTTCGGTCTGAGCCGTATCAAGGTCCGCGAAACCGCTATGCGCGGTGAAATTCCGGGTCTGAAAAAGGCTAGCTGGTAA
- the rpsH gene encoding 30S ribosomal protein S8: protein MSMQDPIADMLTRIRNGQAAKKFAITMPSSKLKVAIANVLKEEGYIEDFKVEGDAKPVLEITLRYFQGNPVVESIQRVSRPGLRIYKKKDVLPKVMGGLGIAVISTSKGVMTDRAARQAGLGGEIICYVA from the coding sequence ATGAGCATGCAAGATCCGATCGCGGATATGCTGACCCGTATCCGTAACGGTCAGGCAGCGAAGAAATTTGCGATCACTATGCCTTCTTCCAAGCTGAAAGTGGCAATTGCCAACGTGCTGAAAGAAGAAGGCTACATCGAAGATTTCAAAGTTGAAGGCGACGCGAAGCCAGTTCTGGAAATCACCCTGCGTTATTTCCAGGGCAATCCAGTTGTTGAGAGCATTCAGCGTGTAAGCCGCCCTGGCCTGCGTATCTACAAAAAGAAAGATGTGCTGCCAAAAGTTATGGGTGGTTTAGGTATCGCCGTAATCTCCACGTCTAAAGGTGTGATGACTGATCGAGCCGCGCGTCAAGCGGGTCTCGGCGGTGAGATCATCTGCTACGTAGCCTAA
- the rplF gene encoding 50S ribosomal protein L6 yields the protein MSRVAKAPVVIPAGVEVKLNGQVITLKGKNGELTRTIHHGVEVNFADNAITFAPREGVAGANAQSGTARALVNNMLVGVTEGFQKKLQLVGVGYRAALKGNAIALSLGYSHPIEHQLPAGVTAECPTQTEIVLKGSDKQVIGQVAADLRAYRRPEPYKGKGVRYADEVVRIKEAKKK from the coding sequence ATGTCTCGTGTTGCTAAAGCACCAGTGGTCATTCCTGCCGGCGTAGAGGTGAAACTCAACGGTCAGGTTATTACCCTGAAAGGCAAGAATGGCGAGCTGACTCGTACTATTCATCATGGCGTAGAAGTTAACTTTGCTGACAACGCAATCACTTTCGCTCCACGCGAAGGTGTTGCGGGTGCTAACGCGCAGTCTGGTACTGCTCGTGCACTGGTTAACAATATGCTGGTAGGTGTTACCGAAGGCTTCCAGAAGAAGCTGCAGCTGGTAGGTGTTGGTTACCGTGCGGCGCTGAAGGGCAATGCAATTGCTCTGAGCTTAGGTTATTCACACCCAATTGAGCACCAACTGCCTGCTGGCGTTACTGCTGAATGCCCAACTCAGACCGAAATCGTTCTGAAGGGTTCTGACAAGCAAGTGATTGGCCAAGTTGCAGCTGACCTGCGTGCTTACCGCCGTCCTGAGCCTTACAAAGGTAAAGGTGTACGTTACGCTGACGAAGTCGTGCGTATCAAAGAGGCTAAGAAGAAGTAA
- the rplR gene encoding 50S ribosomal protein L18: MDKKAARIRRATRARRNIKELGATRLVVHRTPRHIYAQVIAANGSEVLAAASTVEKAIAEQVKYTGNKDAAAAVGKAVAERALEKGVKAVAFDRSGFKYHGRVQALADAAREAGLQF; encoded by the coding sequence ATGGATAAGAAAGCAGCTCGTATCCGTCGTGCGACCCGCGCACGTCGCAATATTAAAGAACTGGGTGCGACTCGCCTGGTGGTTCACCGTACTCCGCGTCACATCTACGCGCAAGTTATCGCAGCTAACGGTTCAGAAGTTCTGGCCGCTGCTTCAACTGTAGAAAAAGCGATTGCTGAGCAAGTGAAGTACACCGGTAATAAAGATGCCGCAGCCGCTGTCGGTAAAGCTGTTGCTGAACGCGCTCTGGAAAAAGGCGTTAAAGCAGTTGCTTTTGACCGTTCCGGTTTCAAGTATCACGGCCGTGTCCAAGCGCTGGCAGATGCTGCCCGCGAAGCTGGCCTTCAGTTCTAA
- the rpsE gene encoding 30S ribosomal protein S5 — protein sequence MANIEKQAGELQEKLIAVNRVSKTVKGGRIFSFTALTVVGDGNGRVGFGYGKAREVPAAIQKAMEKARRSMVSVALNSGTLQHPIKGAHTGSRVFMQPASEGTGIIAGGAMRAVLEVAGVRNVLSKAYGSTNPINVVRATIDALANMKSPEMVAAKRGKSVEEILG from the coding sequence ATGGCTAACATCGAAAAACAAGCTGGTGAACTGCAGGAAAAGCTGATCGCGGTAAACCGTGTATCTAAGACCGTTAAAGGTGGTCGTATTTTCTCTTTCACCGCTCTGACAGTAGTGGGTGATGGTAACGGCCGCGTAGGTTTTGGTTACGGTAAAGCCCGTGAAGTTCCAGCAGCGATCCAAAAAGCGATGGAGAAAGCCCGTCGCAGCATGGTGAGCGTTGCGCTGAACAGCGGTACTCTGCAGCACCCAATTAAAGGTGCTCACACAGGTTCTCGCGTTTTCATGCAACCGGCATCTGAAGGTACCGGTATCATCGCTGGCGGTGCTATGCGTGCTGTACTGGAAGTGGCAGGCGTTCGTAACGTTCTGTCCAAAGCGTACGGCTCTACTAACCCGATCAACGTGGTACGCGCTACCATCGACGCTCTGGCTAACATGAAGTCTCCTGAGATGGTCGCTGCTAAACGTGGCAAATCCGTTGAAGAAATTCTGGGGTAA
- the rpmD gene encoding 50S ribosomal protein L30, producing the protein MAKTIKVTQTRSSIGRLPKHKATLRGLGLRRMNHTVELIDTPAVRGMINQVSYMIKVEE; encoded by the coding sequence ATGGCTAAGACTATCAAAGTAACTCAGACTCGTAGCTCCATCGGCCGTCTGCCGAAGCACAAAGCTACCCTGCGTGGCCTGGGCCTGCGTCGCATGAATCACACTGTTGAACTGATCGACACTCCGGCAGTTCGCGGTATGATTAATCAAGTATCCTACATGATCAAGGTTGAGGAGTAA
- the rplO gene encoding 50S ribosomal protein L15 has protein sequence MRLNTLSPAEGAKQSAKRVGRGIGSGLGKTGGRGHKGQKSRSGGGVRRGFEGGQMPLYRRLPKFGFTSLKAAVTAEVRLSELAKVEGDQIDLNALKAANIITKDMEFAKIVLSGDVTRAVTVRGLRVTKGARAAIEAAGGKIEE, from the coding sequence ATGCGTTTGAATACTCTTTCTCCGGCTGAAGGCGCTAAGCAATCAGCTAAGCGTGTAGGTCGCGGTATTGGTTCTGGCTTGGGTAAAACCGGTGGCCGCGGCCACAAAGGCCAGAAATCCCGCTCCGGCGGTGGTGTACGTCGCGGTTTCGAAGGCGGTCAAATGCCTTTGTATCGTCGTCTGCCTAAGTTCGGTTTCACTTCTCTGAAAGCAGCTGTTACAGCCGAAGTTCGTCTGTCTGAGCTGGCTAAAGTTGAAGGCGATCAGATCGATCTGAACGCACTGAAAGCGGCAAACATCATCACTAAAGACATGGAATTCGCTAAGATTGTTCTGTCTGGTGACGTAACTCGCGCTGTAACCGTACGTGGCCTGCGTGTCACTAAAGGTGCACGTGCAGCTATTGAAGCCGCTGGCGGTAAAATCGAGGAATAA
- the secY gene encoding preprotein translocase subunit SecY, protein MAKQPGFDFRGAQGGLTELKRRLLFLLGAIIVFRAGSYVPIPGIDASVLATLFEQQKGTIIEMFNMFSGGALQRASIFALGIMPYISASIIVQLLTVVYPPLAELKKEGEAGRRKISHYTRYGTLVLGTFQAIGIATGLPSMIPGLVHNPGFGFYFTAVVSLVTGTMFLMWLGEQITERGIGNGISMIIFAGIVAGLPSAIGHTFEQARQGELHVLLLLLIAAIVFAVTYFVVFVERGQRRIVVNYAKRQQGRRVFAAQSTHLPLKVNMAGVIPAIFASSIILFPATLAQWFSQGSGMTWLSDIALALQPGRPLHAMLYAAAIIFFCFFYTALVFNPRETADNLKKSGAFVPGIRPGEQTAKYIDKVMTRLTLAGALYITFICLIPEFMMVAWNVRFYFGGTSLLIVVVVIMDFMAQVQTHLMSHQYESALKKANLKGIGR, encoded by the coding sequence ATGGCTAAACAACCAGGATTTGATTTTCGAGGTGCTCAGGGCGGGCTGACAGAACTGAAGCGTCGCTTACTGTTTCTGTTGGGTGCGATTATCGTATTCCGTGCTGGCTCCTACGTGCCAATTCCTGGTATTGATGCCTCTGTTCTTGCGACCTTGTTTGAACAGCAGAAGGGCACCATCATCGAGATGTTTAACATGTTCTCCGGTGGTGCTCTTCAGCGTGCGTCGATCTTTGCTCTGGGCATTATGCCGTACATTTCGGCATCCATTATTGTTCAGCTGTTAACGGTGGTGTACCCACCGCTGGCAGAGTTGAAGAAAGAAGGGGAAGCGGGGCGTCGTAAGATTAGCCACTATACCCGTTACGGCACGCTGGTTTTAGGTACATTCCAAGCAATCGGTATTGCAACTGGCTTACCAAGTATGATTCCAGGTCTCGTACATAATCCGGGCTTTGGTTTCTATTTTACAGCGGTTGTAAGTTTGGTTACCGGCACCATGTTCTTGATGTGGTTAGGTGAGCAAATTACTGAGCGCGGTATCGGTAACGGTATCTCCATGATTATCTTCGCAGGTATCGTGGCGGGATTACCTTCTGCTATCGGACATACGTTTGAACAGGCGCGTCAAGGCGAACTGCATGTACTTCTGCTGTTGTTGATTGCCGCCATTGTTTTTGCAGTTACGTATTTTGTTGTATTTGTTGAGCGCGGTCAGCGTAGAATTGTTGTAAACTATGCCAAGCGTCAACAAGGTCGTCGTGTATTCGCGGCACAAAGTACACACCTGCCACTGAAAGTGAATATGGCTGGGGTTATTCCTGCTATCTTTGCTTCCAGTATTATCCTTTTCCCCGCTACGCTTGCGCAGTGGTTCAGTCAAGGATCAGGTATGACATGGCTGTCTGACATTGCATTAGCATTGCAACCGGGTCGCCCGTTACATGCTATGTTATATGCAGCTGCAATCATCTTCTTCTGCTTCTTCTATACCGCGTTGGTGTTTAACCCGCGTGAGACAGCAGATAATCTGAAGAAGTCAGGTGCGTTCGTGCCAGGGATCCGTCCGGGTGAACAAACCGCGAAGTACATTGATAAAGTGATGACTCGTCTGACATTAGCAGGCGCTTTATATATCACCTTTATCTGCTTGATACCTGAGTTCATGATGGTAGCGTGGAACGTGCGTTTCTACTTCGGTGGTACATCGTTGTTGATCGTCGTTGTTGTTATCATGGATTTTATGGCTCAAGTACAGACCCATCTGATGTCTCATCAGTATGAGTCCGCTCTGAAGAAAGCCAACCTGAAAGGGATTGGTCGTTAA
- the rpmJ gene encoding 50S ribosomal protein L36: MKVRASVKKLCRNCKIIKRNGVVRVICSEPKHKQRQG; encoded by the coding sequence ATGAAAGTTCGTGCTTCCGTTAAGAAGCTGTGCCGTAACTGCAAAATCATCAAGCGCAACGGTGTTGTGCGTGTGATTTGCAGCGAGCCAAAGCATAAACAGCGTCAAGGCTGA
- the rpsM gene encoding 30S ribosomal protein S13: MARIAGINIPDHKHAVIALTAIYGVGKTRSQAILAAVGIAESTKISELSEEQIDKLRDEVAKYTVEGDLRREVTLSIKRLMDLGCYRGLRHRRGLPVRGQRTKTNARTRKGPRKPIKK, encoded by the coding sequence ATGGCCCGTATTGCAGGCATTAACATTCCTGATCATAAGCATGCTGTAATTGCTCTGACTGCAATTTATGGCGTCGGCAAGACCCGCTCTCAAGCCATCCTGGCTGCTGTGGGTATTGCTGAAAGCACTAAGATCAGTGAGCTGTCTGAAGAACAAATCGATAAGCTGCGTGACGAAGTTGCCAAGTACACCGTTGAAGGTGACCTGCGTCGTGAAGTGACCCTGAGCATCAAGCGTCTGATGGACCTTGGCTGCTACCGTGGTCTGCGTCATCGTCGTGGTCTCCCAGTTCGCGGTCAGCGTACTAAGACCAACGCGCGTACCCGTAAGGGCCCGCGTAAACCGATCAAAAAATAA
- the rpsK gene encoding 30S ribosomal protein S11, translated as MAKAPVRARKRVRKQVSDGVAHVHASFNNTIVTITDRQGNALGWATAGGSGFRGSRKSTPFAAQVAAERCAEMVKDYGLKNLEVMVKGPGPGRESSIRALNAAGFRITNITDVTPIPHNGCRPPKKRRV; from the coding sequence ATGGCTAAAGCTCCAGTTCGTGCACGTAAGCGTGTAAGAAAACAAGTTTCTGACGGTGTGGCTCATGTCCATGCGTCTTTCAACAACACCATTGTGACTATCACTGACCGCCAAGGCAATGCTCTGGGTTGGGCAACTGCCGGTGGTTCAGGTTTCCGTGGTTCTCGTAAGTCTACTCCATTTGCTGCTCAGGTTGCTGCAGAGCGCTGTGCTGAGATGGTTAAAGACTACGGTCTGAAGAACCTGGAAGTTATGGTTAAGGGCCCAGGCCCAGGTCGTGAGTCTTCCATTCGCGCGCTGAACGCGGCTGGTTTCCGCATCACTAACATTACTGATGTGACTCCGATTCCTCACAACGGTTGTCGTCCGCCGAAGAAACGCCGCGTATAA
- the rpsD gene encoding 30S ribosomal protein S4: MARYLGPKLKLSRREGTDLFLKSGVRAIDSKCKIDTAPGQHGARKPRLSDYGVQLREKQKVRRIYGVLERQFRNYYKTAARLKGNTGENLLVLLEGRLDNVVYRMGFGATRAESRQLVSHKAIMVNGKVVNVPSFQVSVNDVISIREKSKKQARIKAAMELAEQREKAAWLEVDAAKMEGVFKRIPERSDLSADINEHLIVELYSK, translated from the coding sequence ATGGCAAGATATCTGGGCCCTAAGCTCAAGCTGAGCCGTCGTGAAGGTACTGACCTGTTCCTGAAATCAGGCGTACGTGCGATTGACTCTAAGTGTAAAATTGACACCGCTCCTGGTCAGCACGGTGCGCGCAAGCCACGTCTGTCTGACTACGGTGTTCAGTTACGTGAAAAGCAGAAAGTACGTCGTATCTACGGTGTGCTGGAGCGTCAGTTCCGTAACTACTACAAAACCGCCGCTCGCCTGAAAGGCAACACTGGTGAAAACCTGTTGGTGCTGTTGGAAGGCCGTTTAGATAACGTAGTTTACCGCATGGGTTTCGGTGCCACTCGCGCTGAATCACGTCAGTTGGTAAGCCACAAGGCGATCATGGTTAATGGTAAAGTCGTTAACGTTCCTTCTTTCCAAGTTTCTGTGAATGACGTAATCAGCATTCGCGAGAAATCTAAGAAGCAGGCTCGTATCAAGGCAGCGATGGAGCTGGCTGAGCAGCGCGAAAAAGCAGCATGGCTGGAAGTAGACGCTGCGAAGATGGAAGGTGTGTTCAAGCGCATTCCTGAGCGCTCCGATCTGTCTGCGGACATTAACGAACACCTGATCGTCGAGCTTTACTCCAAGTAA
- a CDS encoding DNA-directed RNA polymerase subunit alpha, which translates to MQGSVTEFLKPRLVDIEQISSTHAKVTLEPLERGFGHTLGNALRRILLSSMPGCAVTEVEIDGVLHEYSTKEGVQEDILEILLNLKGLAVKVQGKDEVILTLNKSGIGPVTAADIIHDGDVEIVNPQHVICHLTDEDAAISMRIKVQRGRGYVPASARIHTEEDERPIGRLLVDACFSPVERIAYNVEAARVEQRTDLDKLVIEMETNGTIDPEEAIRRAATILAEQLEAFVDLRDVRQPEVKEEKPEFDPILLRPVDDLELTVRSANCLKAEAIHYIGDLVQRTEVELLKTPNLGKKSLTEIKDVLASRGLSLGMRLENWPPASIADE; encoded by the coding sequence ATGCAGGGTTCTGTGACAGAGTTTCTTAAACCGCGCCTGGTAGATATCGAGCAAATCAGTTCGACGCATGCCAAGGTCACCCTTGAACCACTTGAGCGTGGCTTTGGCCATACTCTGGGTAACGCACTGCGCCGCATTCTGCTTTCGTCTATGCCGGGTTGCGCGGTGACTGAGGTTGAAATTGATGGTGTACTGCATGAGTACAGCACCAAAGAAGGTGTACAGGAAGATATCCTGGAAATCCTGCTCAACCTGAAAGGGCTCGCGGTCAAGGTTCAGGGTAAAGATGAAGTCATTCTGACTCTGAATAAATCTGGTATCGGCCCTGTAACCGCAGCCGACATCATCCATGACGGTGATGTTGAGATCGTGAATCCGCAGCACGTAATCTGCCATCTGACTGATGAAGACGCCGCTATCAGCATGCGTATCAAAGTTCAGCGTGGTCGTGGTTATGTGCCGGCTTCCGCTCGTATTCATACTGAAGAAGACGAGCGTCCGATCGGTCGTTTGCTGGTCGATGCCTGTTTCAGCCCGGTAGAGCGCATTGCATACAATGTAGAAGCTGCCCGTGTTGAACAGCGTACCGATCTGGACAAGCTGGTTATCGAGATGGAAACCAACGGTACTATTGATCCTGAAGAAGCGATCCGTCGTGCCGCGACCATCCTGGCTGAACAGCTGGAAGCTTTCGTTGACTTGCGTGATGTTCGTCAGCCGGAAGTGAAAGAAGAGAAGCCGGAATTCGATCCAATTCTGCTGCGTCCTGTCGACGATCTGGAATTGACTGTCCGCTCTGCTAACTGCCTGAAGGCAGAAGCTATCCACTACATCGGTGATTTGGTACAGCGTACAGAAGTTGAACTGCTGAAGACGCCAAACCTTGGTAAGAAGTCTCTGACTGAGATCAAGGACGTTCTGGCATCTCGCGGTCTGTCTCTGGGTATGCGCCTGGAAAACTGGCCTCCGGCAAGCATTGCTGATGAGTAA